A window of Metabacillus sp. B2-18 contains these coding sequences:
- a CDS encoding HelD family protein — protein sequence MNKNEMIKEQKNLDETIKRIEDQTYYIWELLDKKQQLIKSHSDSIGDTLSYKLGKSDQEKLKRAKAEPYFGRITMVEDGVSETFYIGKQGVRDKNEDIIVVDWRMPIASVYYNFMPGKSRQKYTVMDEKNRTKYSYEVDVQMKREYTIRDKKIIKFLQHAAESNSNLNVTMTEKGEELTVTDDFLRDIIENSETTGYLKEIIATIQKEQDQAIRQPLDYNVVIQGVAGSGKSSIALHRLSYLLFNNKHLKPSDLLILGPSELFISSFEGLLPDLNLEGIRQSTFHNLVYEHLKPFLPSKQKLSIKDYFEDVLFSSVTKKEKKITEFKGSEDFLRIIDIFLDQLQTQFEARFRNLTIFDEFLQVSDLVKIYEGYSYYPFIKRVQKFIQHVENHFKDVLERKINDLETQAVLTNNFLLNDGGLLDTEVKTVQEQIIRVREYKIKELKREHKSEITRWKKVMEIQNPYQIYKQLLSSDMLDMFKHELNDETLELFKGYSLKEVTYFDIAPIYYIFLSLFELPEKFAHIVIDEGQDLSYIHYTVLQKLTKTVTILGDKEQSIFLNYGQYNWENLMDRAFHNEEHVMLTLDTSYRSTKEIIEVANVVLANHYGEDHNPITPLNRSGPAVSFVEVSSGRNLLENLAQTINEWKTRYKRIAVIHKDEKKAISLAEYLKNQFNQDATYVNPDQEIKQGFVSVLASYYCKGMEFDAVIIVNANEDNFPKDELHARLMYVLLTRAQQEVKVFYQDSLSPLLEGIVQEKPKVSMEFDDIL from the coding sequence GTGAACAAGAATGAAATGATAAAGGAACAAAAGAACTTAGATGAAACGATAAAAAGAATAGAAGATCAAACCTATTATATATGGGAGTTGTTGGACAAGAAACAACAGCTGATTAAATCTCATTCAGATTCAATAGGGGATACGTTAAGTTATAAACTTGGGAAAAGTGACCAAGAAAAACTAAAAAGAGCAAAAGCTGAGCCCTATTTTGGTCGTATTACTATGGTTGAAGATGGTGTAAGTGAGACTTTTTATATTGGAAAACAAGGTGTCAGAGATAAAAATGAGGATATTATTGTCGTTGACTGGAGAATGCCGATAGCCTCAGTTTACTACAATTTTATGCCTGGAAAGTCCAGACAAAAATATACTGTCATGGACGAGAAAAATAGGACAAAGTATTCTTACGAAGTAGATGTCCAAATGAAAAGAGAATATACTATTAGAGATAAAAAGATCATTAAATTTCTGCAACATGCTGCAGAAAGCAACAGTAACTTAAACGTTACAATGACGGAAAAAGGGGAAGAACTTACAGTTACAGATGATTTTTTAAGAGATATTATTGAAAATAGTGAAACTACTGGGTATCTAAAAGAAATTATTGCAACAATTCAAAAAGAACAAGACCAAGCAATTCGCCAACCACTCGATTATAATGTTGTCATTCAAGGAGTGGCTGGTTCTGGAAAATCATCCATTGCTCTTCATCGACTTTCCTATCTTTTATTTAATAATAAGCATTTGAAACCTAGCGATCTATTAATTCTTGGACCTTCAGAGTTATTTATTAGTTCATTTGAAGGGCTTTTACCTGACTTGAATTTAGAAGGTATACGACAATCAACTTTTCATAATCTTGTGTATGAGCATCTAAAGCCTTTCCTTCCAAGTAAACAAAAATTATCTATTAAGGATTATTTTGAAGATGTTTTATTTTCAAGTGTTACTAAAAAGGAAAAGAAGATCACGGAATTTAAAGGGTCGGAAGATTTTCTTAGAATTATTGATATTTTTCTTGATCAGCTTCAAACACAGTTTGAAGCTCGCTTTAGAAATCTTACTATTTTTGATGAATTTTTACAGGTTTCGGATCTTGTCAAAATATATGAGGGGTACTCATACTATCCATTTATTAAAAGAGTTCAAAAGTTTATCCAACATGTTGAAAATCATTTTAAGGATGTATTGGAACGTAAGATAAATGATCTAGAAACACAAGCGGTTTTAACAAACAACTTTCTTTTAAATGATGGTGGTCTTCTCGACACTGAAGTAAAGACTGTTCAAGAGCAAATTATTCGTGTGAGAGAGTATAAAATAAAGGAATTGAAAAGAGAGCATAAATCGGAAATAACGAGATGGAAGAAAGTCATGGAGATACAGAATCCATATCAAATTTATAAACAACTGTTATCATCTGATATGCTTGACATGTTTAAACATGAACTTAATGATGAAACCTTGGAACTCTTTAAAGGATATTCGTTAAAAGAAGTAACGTATTTTGATATCGCGCCAATATACTATATCTTTCTATCACTTTTTGAACTTCCGGAAAAGTTTGCACATATCGTAATAGATGAGGGACAAGACCTAAGCTATATTCACTATACTGTTTTACAGAAGCTAACAAAAACAGTTACAATTCTTGGAGATAAAGAACAATCAATTTTTCTCAATTATGGACAATACAATTGGGAGAATTTAATGGATAGAGCCTTTCATAACGAAGAACATGTAATGCTCACTTTGGATACAAGTTATCGTTCAACAAAAGAAATTATTGAAGTTGCCAATGTGGTATTAGCAAATCACTATGGGGAAGACCATAATCCAATTACGCCATTAAATAGAAGTGGTCCAGCAGTTTCATTCGTAGAGGTTTCATCAGGAAGAAACTTACTTGAGAATTTAGCTCAAACCATTAATGAGTGGAAAACCAGATACAAACGAATTGCAGTCATCCACAAAGATGAAAAAAAGGCAATCAGCTTAGCAGAATATTTAAAGAATCAATTTAACCAAGATGCGACATATGTTAATCCTGATCAAGAGATCAAACAAGGCTTTGTCTCAGTATTGGCTTCTTATTACTGTAAGGGCATGGAGTTTGATGCTGTGATCATTGTTAATGCAAACGAAGATAATTTTCCAAAGGATGAATTGCATGCAAGGCTAATGTATGTATTATTAACACGTGCACAACAAGAAGTTAAAGTATTTTATCAAGATTCTTTATCTCCATTACTAGAAGGAATTGTACAAGAAAAGCCTAAAGTATCGATGGAATTCGATGATATTTTATAA
- a CDS encoding AAA family ATPase, whose amino-acid sequence MIDKEKKVKPQTNYVQHFSTRIPWKDNDYTGRIDNNPRYNVAAQVIPNIASTRDLDFEETNKGKSYEQVGSVRMQSWITENAAFMSDTKLELKMNHPYKKGNAKFKHFEETTFEMDPYSFLLRPFSWTLKDNANKKQNYYNFHFDLEKTEQMLNWSSSWVSHGESQKGIFDYFFSGINPHNSLIFPYYKQVPFVEDNRRVIAGIGNIVSNVEIHEYESDGSSNEKNYIWETNAAHSIRIDGKDGFLMPYLEISEYVKKHPDFDVSSVTLFEPAGFRSEFSYAAEWVSYDAAIDVLNQAKTALKNIAKLNLKVANHEWVNVQLEYIENQLKSVWNQRGIFPGLGSILSAFGVRYGFDVAHHVDTSENDLISELKLYFSGDKETGNEKLDDSLADKEDEFSGLLRNENKTLYFELLSRLNLSVEQAVFAWGNLKNDAAAIVANPYLLFELTRNEKDEHRVTITQIDNAMFVNPLVENKYLLTKPTKMRTEGDKRRFRAMMIFVLDQAANQGHTLLSYDQIVEEINKLPLDQKTDFQTEKIEGVLEFLQEGELYVDVENAYIKLKEYQDYKELVVDVVNNRLETSLSSEQDWKEIINDQFGQLEVNNEEKDQLARVEKATALKILESSRLSVLLGRAGTGKTSALGIFASSKEIKAGGVLALTPTGKARVQLENSFKKNNVEAEFMTVAQFLIRSKGFNRNTMTYKVPSQPSSSIAKTVIIDESSMLTEDMFAGILKLVDSHAERIIFIGDPNQLPPIGAGRPFVDLINYLESAYPDKIATLKTEMRQGSGGDDLSFAQIFSNSDSVDKDVVYRIQNNQTDQRLKYIQYTDLEELEKMFFEELVNVTSMTNEDDIDGFNKSLGATVDNYTNYPTSKHIEDWQVLSPTKFIGAGSYYLNNQLHQKYRQDTVEKWTKYPWSKNNPQSVQNIVYGDKVISNVNGEKEYWDGSSGKAYIANGEIGIMADYPSHYGKNDKNTSWYKFRFGSFEGKLFSYTKSDFGGESSDSKLELAYALTVHKSQGSGFGKTIVVIDGKSSLVTKELLYTAFSRQKEKLNILSDLPIQELVQHSNDWYSDTKQRYTDLFEIPNIIEIESNNQKRYFEEKLIHKTVRGEMVRSKSEVIVANILDKMKIEYSYEELLDVNGKTYIPDFTLRYQGKTGYLEHLGMLINKSYKKHWDEKRANYESVGISESLGNLIITEDGLDGSLDATLIESKIQTWIKNS is encoded by the coding sequence ATGATTGATAAAGAAAAGAAAGTTAAACCACAAACAAACTATGTACAACACTTTTCAACCAGAATTCCGTGGAAGGATAACGATTATACTGGGCGAATTGACAATAACCCAAGGTATAATGTTGCTGCTCAAGTAATCCCTAACATAGCATCGACACGGGACTTGGATTTTGAGGAAACGAATAAAGGTAAAAGTTACGAACAAGTAGGGTCAGTAAGAATGCAAAGCTGGATTACAGAGAACGCTGCGTTCATGAGTGATACCAAGCTGGAACTTAAAATGAACCACCCATATAAAAAGGGAAATGCTAAGTTCAAGCATTTCGAAGAAACAACTTTTGAGATGGACCCCTATTCATTCTTATTGCGCCCCTTTTCATGGACACTAAAGGATAATGCCAATAAGAAACAAAACTATTACAATTTTCATTTTGACTTAGAAAAAACAGAACAAATGCTGAACTGGTCAAGTTCGTGGGTATCGCATGGAGAATCTCAAAAAGGGATTTTCGATTACTTCTTTTCCGGAATTAATCCGCATAACTCATTGATATTTCCATATTACAAACAAGTTCCATTTGTCGAAGATAATCGGCGTGTAATTGCAGGAATAGGAAATATAGTCTCAAATGTAGAAATTCATGAGTATGAGTCTGATGGAAGCAGTAACGAAAAAAATTATATTTGGGAAACAAATGCAGCTCATTCAATAAGAATTGATGGCAAAGATGGCTTTTTAATGCCTTATCTTGAAATTTCCGAGTATGTAAAAAAACATCCTGATTTTGATGTGTCTAGTGTGACTTTATTTGAACCAGCAGGATTTAGATCGGAATTTTCATATGCAGCTGAATGGGTTAGCTACGATGCGGCTATTGACGTGCTAAATCAAGCGAAAACGGCATTAAAAAATATAGCTAAACTCAATCTTAAAGTAGCCAATCATGAATGGGTTAATGTTCAACTTGAATATATTGAAAATCAATTAAAAAGCGTATGGAACCAACGTGGTATTTTCCCAGGATTAGGTTCGATCTTATCCGCTTTCGGTGTTAGATATGGTTTCGATGTTGCTCATCATGTGGATACTTCTGAAAACGACTTGATTTCTGAATTGAAGTTATATTTCTCAGGGGACAAAGAAACGGGCAACGAGAAATTGGATGACAGCTTAGCTGACAAAGAGGACGAGTTTTCTGGCTTACTAAGAAATGAAAATAAAACTCTATACTTCGAACTTTTGTCTCGATTGAATCTTTCTGTTGAACAAGCTGTTTTTGCTTGGGGTAACCTGAAAAATGATGCAGCTGCAATTGTTGCAAACCCATACCTATTATTCGAACTTACAAGAAATGAAAAGGACGAACACCGAGTTACTATTACTCAAATCGACAATGCAATGTTTGTGAATCCGTTGGTGGAAAATAAGTATCTTCTTACTAAACCAACCAAAATGAGAACGGAAGGTGATAAGCGTCGATTTAGAGCGATGATGATATTTGTTTTAGATCAAGCAGCAAATCAAGGCCATACTTTACTCAGCTATGATCAAATTGTTGAAGAAATTAATAAATTACCATTAGATCAAAAAACGGATTTTCAAACTGAAAAGATTGAAGGTGTTCTTGAGTTCTTGCAGGAAGGTGAATTGTACGTTGATGTTGAAAATGCTTACATAAAACTGAAAGAATATCAAGATTATAAAGAATTGGTAGTCGATGTAGTAAATAACCGTTTAGAAACTAGTTTATCGAGTGAACAAGACTGGAAAGAAATTATTAATGACCAATTTGGACAACTTGAAGTAAATAATGAAGAAAAAGATCAACTCGCTCGTGTTGAAAAGGCTACAGCGTTAAAAATCCTTGAATCATCTAGATTATCAGTCTTATTGGGAAGAGCTGGGACGGGTAAAACATCAGCATTGGGGATTTTTGCTTCTTCAAAAGAAATTAAAGCTGGTGGAGTATTAGCATTGACCCCTACTGGAAAAGCAAGAGTTCAGCTCGAGAATTCATTTAAGAAGAATAATGTTGAAGCTGAGTTTATGACTGTGGCACAATTTTTAATTCGTTCAAAAGGTTTCAATAGGAACACAATGACTTATAAGGTGCCAAGCCAACCTAGTTCGAGTATTGCCAAAACAGTTATTATCGATGAAAGTTCAATGCTGACTGAAGATATGTTTGCTGGCATACTAAAGCTTGTTGATTCTCATGCAGAGAGAATTATCTTTATAGGAGATCCAAATCAATTACCTCCAATAGGAGCAGGGCGTCCATTTGTCGATTTGATTAATTATTTAGAGAGTGCTTATCCTGATAAGATCGCAACGTTGAAAACAGAGATGAGACAGGGTTCAGGTGGTGATGATTTATCATTTGCTCAAATATTCTCTAATTCAGATTCAGTCGATAAAGATGTAGTTTACCGTATTCAAAACAATCAAACAGATCAACGTCTTAAATATATTCAATACACCGACTTAGAAGAGTTAGAAAAAATGTTCTTTGAGGAATTGGTAAATGTCACAAGCATGACAAATGAAGATGATATTGATGGATTCAATAAAAGTTTGGGAGCTACTGTAGACAACTATACAAATTATCCAACTAGTAAACATATAGAAGATTGGCAAGTTCTGTCTCCTACTAAATTTATTGGAGCAGGAAGCTATTATTTGAACAATCAACTTCACCAAAAATATCGTCAAGACACTGTTGAAAAATGGACTAAATACCCATGGTCAAAGAACAATCCTCAATCTGTTCAAAATATCGTATATGGAGATAAAGTTATATCTAATGTAAATGGTGAGAAGGAATACTGGGATGGTTCATCAGGGAAAGCGTATATTGCAAATGGTGAAATTGGTATTATGGCGGATTACCCAAGCCATTATGGTAAAAACGATAAAAATACTAGTTGGTATAAATTCCGTTTTGGCTCATTTGAAGGAAAATTATTTTCGTATACAAAATCGGATTTTGGTGGAGAAAGTAGTGACTCTAAATTAGAACTTGCATATGCTCTTACTGTTCATAAGTCACAGGGTTCTGGTTTTGGTAAAACCATAGTAGTCATAGATGGTAAAAGTTCACTTGTTACAAAAGAACTTTTGTATACTGCATTTTCTCGTCAAAAAGAAAAACTAAATATATTAAGTGATTTACCAATTCAAGAGTTAGTTCAGCATTCGAATGACTGGTATTCGGATACCAAACAACGATATACGGACTTATTCGAAATTCCAAACATCATTGAAATCGAGTCTAATAATCAAAAACGATACTTTGAAGAAAAATTAATCCATAAAACGGTTCGTGGTGAAATGGTAAGATCAAAGTCTGAAGTAATTGTGGCTAATATACTAGATAAGATGAAAATTGAGTATTCCTATGAAGAACTATTAGATGTTAATGGTAAAACCTATATTCCTGATTTTACTCTTCGCTACCAAGGTAAAACTGGTTATTTAGAGCATCTTGGAATGCTAATTAATAAATCTTACAAAAAACATTGGGACGAGAAAAGAGCAAATTATGAAAGTGTAGGAATTTCAGAATCTCTTGGAAATTTGATAATCACAGAAGATGGATTAGATGGAAGTCTGGATGCAACGTTAATAGAAAGTAAGATTCAAACATGGATAAAAAATAGTTGA
- a CDS encoding HNH endonuclease, which translates to MGYANLPGSEWESFFEEQLEKVFEFDQWDEFLSNYQHNQGNKLPMTKRDVQNNTWIFQGNPRQFRINDYLRDNTSIMWSLNQEHFQNVINIGDTVYIWRSDGGQRGTGGIIAKGAVTGTPVMNDDPSPYWNNTDGQEMKIRVPIQIENRLLDDVFINRQELLEHSTLYNLLILRMSNQTNYLISKEQAIILNKLWNEKLMGSNSSSVGFDQEKFNRELTNKTYVKGKETPFYIITVKKFLDHYDKGPFIYEVILLEDHKIVYKATVKDDTSKQLLTPTKHKGMELLFSRNPLVRLEDISMVHYKEDRLKADSWEKEPSQSLKTVFDKLNVKRLSYIIKQDLQAERSQNASFYKDGEVKQYFGNRYERKAINRLRAIEIHGTSCVVCEFNFEQFYGEHGKNFIEIHHIKPLSTLDEVIEIDPEKDLVPVCSNCHRMLHRKRENVLSIEELKGLLRKGISIRN; encoded by the coding sequence ATGGGGTATGCAAACTTACCTGGATCTGAATGGGAGAGTTTCTTTGAAGAACAATTAGAAAAAGTATTTGAATTTGATCAGTGGGATGAATTTTTGTCCAATTATCAACATAATCAAGGTAATAAATTACCAATGACGAAAAGAGATGTACAGAATAATACATGGATTTTTCAAGGAAATCCAAGACAGTTTCGAATAAATGACTATCTGAGAGACAATACAAGCATTATGTGGTCTCTAAACCAAGAGCATTTTCAAAATGTAATTAATATAGGTGATACAGTTTACATATGGCGTTCTGATGGTGGTCAAAGAGGAACAGGAGGCATTATCGCAAAAGGAGCGGTTACTGGAACACCTGTTATGAATGACGATCCAAGCCCATATTGGAATAATACAGATGGGCAAGAAATGAAAATAAGAGTGCCGATACAAATAGAAAATCGATTATTGGATGATGTATTTATTAATCGACAAGAATTATTAGAACATTCTACATTATACAATTTATTAATCCTTCGAATGTCTAATCAGACAAACTATTTAATAAGTAAGGAACAAGCGATAATCTTAAACAAATTGTGGAATGAAAAACTTATGGGTAGTAACTCTAGCAGTGTAGGCTTTGATCAAGAAAAGTTCAATCGTGAACTAACTAATAAAACGTATGTGAAAGGAAAAGAGACTCCATTTTATATTATAACAGTGAAGAAGTTCCTTGATCATTATGATAAGGGCCCATTTATTTATGAGGTTATATTATTAGAGGACCACAAAATAGTGTATAAAGCAACGGTTAAAGACGATACTTCAAAACAATTATTAACTCCTACGAAGCATAAAGGAATGGAGCTTTTATTTTCTAGAAATCCACTAGTGAGGTTGGAAGATATAAGCATGGTTCATTATAAGGAAGATAGGTTAAAGGCTGATTCATGGGAAAAGGAACCAAGCCAGAGTTTAAAGACCGTTTTTGATAAATTAAACGTGAAGAGATTGTCATATATTATCAAGCAAGATTTACAAGCAGAAAGGTCGCAAAATGCTTCATTCTATAAAGATGGAGAAGTAAAACAATACTTTGGTAACCGCTATGAAAGAAAAGCGATAAATAGACTTCGGGCCATCGAAATTCATGGAACATCTTGTGTCGTATGTGAATTTAATTTTGAGCAATTTTATGGGGAGCATGGTAAAAATTTTATTGAAATTCATCATATTAAACCTTTGAGTACATTAGACGAGGTGATTGAAATTGACCCGGAAAAAGACTTAGTTCCTGTTTGTTCAAACTGTCATCGAATGTTGCACAGGAAACGTGAGAATGTTTTAAGCATTGAGGAGCTTAAAGGTTTATTAAGGAAAGGGATTTCAATTAGAAATTAG